In a genomic window of Polycladomyces abyssicola:
- the glnA gene encoding type I glutamate--ammonia ligase — MPRFTREDILKSVEENNVQYIRLQFTDLLGTIKNVEIPRSQLEKALDNKMMFDGSSIEGFVRIEESDMYLYPDLDTWVIYPWSSGSEGKVAGLICDVYLPDGNPFPGDPRGILKKVLKEAEEMGFTSFNVGPEPEFFLFKTNEKGEPTMDLNDNGGYFDLAPLDLGENCRRDIVVTLDKMGFEVEASHHEVAPGQHEIDFKYANAVRAADNIQIFKLVVKNIARRYGLHATFMPKPLFGVNGSGMHCHQSLFRGNENAFYDENDELGLSETARHFLAGILKHARAFAAITNPLVNSYKRLVPGYEAPCYVAWSPKNRSPLVRVPASRGLSTRIEVRNPDPSANPYLALAVMLKAGLDGIKNKLPLPPQTDRNIYVMDDEERREAGIQSLPATLKEALEELKKDPVICEALGEHALAHFIEAKEIEWDMFRTQVHPWEREQYLTLY, encoded by the coding sequence ATGCCTCGATTCACACGTGAAGATATTCTGAAGTCTGTAGAAGAGAACAACGTCCAGTACATCCGCCTTCAGTTTACGGATCTGTTGGGCACGATCAAAAACGTGGAAATCCCGCGCAGCCAGCTGGAAAAGGCACTGGACAACAAAATGATGTTCGACGGTTCTTCGATCGAAGGATTTGTGCGGATTGAAGAATCCGATATGTATCTGTATCCGGATTTGGACACGTGGGTGATTTATCCATGGAGCTCGGGGTCTGAAGGGAAAGTGGCCGGACTCATTTGTGATGTTTATCTGCCGGATGGCAATCCGTTCCCGGGAGACCCGCGCGGCATCCTGAAAAAAGTGCTGAAAGAAGCCGAAGAAATGGGCTTCACTTCGTTCAACGTCGGTCCGGAACCGGAGTTCTTCCTCTTCAAAACCAACGAAAAAGGCGAACCGACGATGGACTTGAACGACAACGGCGGCTACTTTGACTTGGCACCCCTGGATCTGGGCGAAAACTGCCGTCGTGACATCGTCGTGACACTGGATAAGATGGGCTTCGAAGTGGAAGCTTCCCACCATGAAGTGGCGCCCGGTCAGCATGAAATCGACTTCAAATATGCCAACGCGGTGCGTGCGGCCGACAATATCCAGATCTTCAAGCTGGTGGTGAAAAACATCGCCCGCCGTTACGGTCTGCACGCAACCTTCATGCCGAAACCGCTGTTCGGTGTGAACGGTTCCGGTATGCACTGCCACCAATCCCTGTTCCGGGGCAATGAAAACGCCTTTTACGATGAAAACGACGAGCTGGGTCTGAGCGAAACCGCACGTCATTTCTTGGCTGGTATCTTGAAACATGCCCGCGCCTTTGCGGCGATCACCAACCCGTTGGTCAACTCCTACAAACGGTTGGTGCCGGGGTATGAAGCTCCTTGCTACGTGGCTTGGTCTCCGAAAAACCGCAGTCCGTTGGTGCGCGTACCGGCATCCCGCGGTTTGAGCACCCGGATCGAAGTGCGCAACCCGGACCCGTCCGCCAACCCGTATCTGGCTTTGGCCGTGATGCTCAAAGCAGGTTTGGACGGCATCAAAAACAAGCTGCCGCTGCCGCCGCAAACCGACCGCAACATCTACGTCATGGATGATGAAGAGCGTCGGGAAGCAGGCATCCAGTCCTTGCCGGCCACGCTGAAAGAAGCGTTGGAAGAGCTGAAAAAAGACCCGGTTATCTGCGAAGCGCTCGGCGAACATGCGCTGGCCCACTTCATCGAAGCCAAAGAGATCGAGTGGGATATGTTCCGCACGCAAGTTCATCCTTGGGAGCGGGAACAATACCTGACCCTGTACTAA
- a CDS encoding LacI family DNA-binding transcriptional regulator, translated as MANIKQIAEMAGVSVATVSRVLNNRPYVSEEKRKAVMKAVRELNYKQNIHAIHLKTGKTQTVGVILPFVNHPYFGAILEGIASEALKANHRLIVCQTNYDPDEEIGLLESLKMKQMDGVIICSKAVDWDRIEPFAVHGPIVACEDTGNRAISSVYIDHYGGFMTGMRYLIEKGHRRIGYCIGRGHSFNSRNRKRAFHDALEQIGEVPRREWMFEQCLTIEDGVRVVHDLSEMEERPSALLVSCDQVAAGIIMEARRRGWRIPGDLAVMGFDNHPIAQVLDLTTIEHPGRRMGEHAFRLLLSRIEKEPSEPERVELPYRLIERGTV; from the coding sequence ATGGCCAACATCAAACAGATCGCTGAAATGGCCGGGGTGTCTGTAGCGACGGTATCGCGCGTATTGAACAACCGGCCATATGTGAGCGAGGAAAAGCGAAAAGCCGTGATGAAAGCTGTCCGGGAGTTGAACTATAAACAAAACATTCACGCCATCCATCTCAAAACGGGGAAGACCCAAACAGTTGGTGTGATTCTCCCGTTTGTCAACCATCCCTACTTCGGGGCGATCTTGGAAGGGATTGCAAGTGAAGCGCTGAAGGCGAACCACCGCTTGATCGTGTGTCAAACCAACTATGATCCCGATGAGGAAATCGGGCTGCTGGAATCACTCAAAATGAAGCAGATGGACGGTGTCATCATCTGTTCCAAAGCCGTCGATTGGGATCGCATCGAACCATTTGCGGTTCACGGGCCGATCGTGGCTTGTGAAGATACGGGCAATAGAGCCATCTCATCGGTATACATTGATCATTACGGCGGTTTTATGACGGGGATGCGGTATCTGATTGAGAAAGGGCACCGTCGCATCGGTTACTGTATCGGGCGCGGACATAGCTTCAACAGCCGAAACCGAAAACGGGCCTTTCACGACGCGTTGGAACAAATCGGGGAGGTTCCCCGCCGGGAGTGGATGTTTGAGCAGTGTTTGACGATCGAAGACGGGGTACGGGTTGTCCATGATTTGTCCGAAATGGAGGAACGCCCTTCGGCATTGTTGGTTTCATGCGATCAGGTGGCCGCGGGGATCATCATGGAGGCTCGCCGTCGGGGATGGCGGATTCCGGGAGATTTGGCGGTGATGGGATTTGATAACCATCCGATCGCACAAGTATTAGATTTGACCACGATCGAACACCCCGGACGCCGGATGGGGGAACACGCTTTTCGCTTGTTACTGTCCAGAATCGAGAAAGAACCATCGGAACCCGAGCGCGTCGAACTTCCCTACCGGTTGATCGAGCGAGGAACGGTATGA
- a CDS encoding MerR family transcriptional regulator, producing the protein MRDEIRRNMPLFPMGIVTKLTELTPRQVRYYEQQGLIRPARTKGNQRLFSFNDVDRLLQIKSLMEKGVNVAGVKEVLLKQTAESTQPSKEKRRHDITDAELRKLLKRQLTELRPGQAHLIQGELSRFFH; encoded by the coding sequence ATGCGAGATGAGATCCGTAGGAACATGCCTCTGTTTCCCATGGGCATCGTGACGAAATTGACGGAACTCACTCCGCGGCAGGTGCGCTACTACGAGCAACAGGGTTTGATCCGACCTGCTCGGACAAAAGGAAATCAACGCCTGTTTTCCTTCAATGACGTTGATCGCTTGTTGCAAATCAAAAGCTTGATGGAAAAAGGCGTAAACGTAGCCGGCGTCAAGGAAGTGCTGTTGAAACAGACGGCGGAATCGACACAGCCTTCCAAAGAGAAACGTCGTCACGACATCACTGATGCCGAATTGCGTAAATTGTTGAAACGGCAACTGACTGAGTTGCGTCCGGGTCAAGCGCATTTGATCCAAGGAGAACTTTCCCGGTTTTTCCACTGA
- the gltP gene encoding glutamate/aspartate:proton symporter GltP: MAKRKLGLAWQILIGLILGITVGAVFYGNPAVEQYLKPIGDIFIRLIKMIVIPIVISSLVVGVAGVGDMKKLGKLGGKTLLYFEIITTIALIIGLFAANVFQPGAGVDMKSLHKEDIQKYVTTTKEVEDHGFVDTFVNIVPENLFTSLAEGHMLSIIFFSVLFGLGVAAIGDKGKPVLKFFQGTAEAMFYVTNQVMKFAPFGVFALIGVTVSKFGVDSLVPLSKLVLLVYASMIFFVLVVLGVTAKIAGTSIFRIIRILKDELILAYSTASSETVLPKLMEKMEKFGCPKAITSFVIPTGYSFNLDGSTLYQAIAAIFIAQMYGIHLSLSEQITLLLTLMVTSKGIAGVPGVSFVVLLATLGAMGLPVEGLAFIAGVDRLMDMARTAVNVCGNSLAAVVMSKWEKQYDEKQAEAYWEEVKQAA, encoded by the coding sequence GTGGCAAAACGGAAACTGGGGCTCGCGTGGCAAATCTTGATCGGATTAATCTTGGGTATAACGGTAGGCGCTGTTTTTTATGGAAACCCTGCCGTCGAACAATATCTGAAGCCGATCGGTGACATCTTCATTCGGTTGATCAAAATGATCGTGATCCCGATCGTCATCTCCAGCCTGGTCGTTGGCGTCGCCGGTGTCGGGGACATGAAAAAATTAGGAAAATTAGGCGGAAAAACACTTTTGTATTTCGAAATCATCACCACAATCGCGCTGATTATTGGGCTGTTTGCTGCAAATGTATTCCAACCCGGTGCAGGCGTGGATATGAAATCGCTGCATAAGGAAGACATCCAAAAATATGTAACCACCACCAAGGAAGTGGAAGATCACGGGTTTGTCGATACCTTCGTTAACATCGTACCGGAAAACCTGTTTACCTCCCTGGCGGAAGGCCACATGTTGTCCATCATTTTCTTTTCCGTGTTGTTCGGATTGGGTGTGGCAGCCATCGGAGACAAGGGAAAACCGGTATTGAAGTTCTTCCAAGGAACTGCTGAAGCGATGTTCTACGTGACCAATCAGGTGATGAAATTTGCGCCGTTCGGCGTATTTGCCCTGATCGGGGTTACCGTTTCCAAATTCGGCGTGGATTCGTTGGTGCCGCTGAGCAAATTGGTGTTGCTCGTGTACGCATCGATGATTTTCTTCGTTTTGGTCGTACTGGGCGTGACGGCCAAAATCGCCGGCACGAGCATTTTCCGGATCATCCGTATTCTGAAGGATGAGCTGATCTTGGCCTATTCCACCGCCAGCTCGGAAACGGTACTGCCGAAGCTGATGGAGAAAATGGAGAAATTCGGTTGTCCGAAGGCCATCACATCCTTCGTCATCCCGACCGGATATTCATTCAACTTGGACGGCTCCACACTGTATCAGGCGATTGCCGCCATCTTCATCGCCCAGATGTACGGCATTCACCTGTCGTTGAGTGAACAAATCACCTTGCTCCTGACCTTGATGGTCACCTCCAAAGGGATCGCAGGCGTACCGGGCGTCTCGTTCGTCGTCCTCTTGGCTACGTTGGGTGCGATGGGATTGCCGGTGGAAGGGCTGGCCTTCATCGCTGGTGTCGACCGACTGATGGATATGGCCCGGACGGCAGTCAACGTCTGCGGCAATTCGCTGGCGGCCGTTGTGATGTCCAAATGGGAGAAACAGTACGATGAAAAACAAGCGGAAGCATATTGGGAGGAAGTAAAACAAGCGGCGTGA
- the spoVK gene encoding stage V sporulation protein K, protein MSRRVITRETNRIQVVLDYDSDREGSSAATVTDGIADTIDQPEHLPLRRCLDDLDRLVGLKRVKAFIHEIYAWLEVGRRRMAAGLSAEQQVLHMIFTGNPGTGKTTVARIMSQLFKEMGVLAKGHLIEVERADLVGEYIGHTAQKTREHVKQALGGILFIDEAYSLARGGEKDFGKEAIDTLVKAMEDHKNEFVLILAGYSNEMDRFLHSNPGLPSRFPIHLDFPDFTIDELIDIADRMVRQRQYRLSNPAKEKLRRHLLKEIDRSAHPFGNARYVRNLVEQAVRLQAVRLLNTRYPTRDDLMSIRAEDLQFTQTSSPAFSWYT, encoded by the coding sequence ATGAGCAGGCGGGTCATCACAAGAGAAACCAACCGGATTCAGGTGGTACTGGACTATGACTCGGATCGGGAAGGATCGTCAGCGGCAACCGTCACTGATGGGATTGCGGATACGATCGATCAACCGGAACATCTTCCCCTGCGTCGGTGCCTCGATGATTTGGATCGACTGGTAGGCCTCAAGCGGGTCAAAGCATTCATCCATGAGATCTACGCGTGGCTGGAAGTGGGACGTCGTCGGATGGCGGCGGGATTGTCGGCGGAACAACAAGTGTTGCACATGATTTTTACCGGCAATCCCGGGACCGGAAAGACCACCGTGGCCCGTATCATGAGCCAACTGTTCAAGGAAATGGGTGTATTGGCCAAAGGGCATTTAATTGAAGTGGAACGGGCGGATTTGGTGGGGGAGTATATCGGTCACACGGCACAAAAAACGCGGGAGCACGTCAAGCAAGCGCTGGGAGGGATTTTATTCATCGACGAGGCATATTCTCTGGCGCGCGGAGGGGAAAAAGATTTCGGCAAAGAGGCGATCGATACGCTGGTGAAAGCGATGGAGGATCACAAGAACGAATTTGTTCTCATTTTAGCCGGTTATTCAAATGAGATGGACCGGTTCCTCCATTCCAACCCCGGTTTGCCGTCCCGATTCCCGATTCATTTGGATTTCCCCGATTTCACCATCGATGAGCTGATTGACATCGCGGACCGAATGGTTCGACAGCGGCAATACCGGCTTTCCAATCCCGCCAAAGAAAAGTTGCGACGTCATTTGCTTAAGGAGATCGACCGTTCGGCGCACCCGTTCGGCAATGCCCGCTATGTTCGCAATCTGGTGGAGCAAGCGGTCCGATTGCAGGCGGTTCGCCTGTTGAACACACGCTATCCCACCCGGGATGATCTGATGTCCATCCGTGCGGAGGATCTCCAGTTTACGCAAACATCTTCCCCCGCTTTTTCGTGGTATACTTAA
- a CDS encoding DUF456 domain-containing protein produces the protein METVGYVLVWVLVVACFLVGFVGLFISVLPETLAVLAGFVLYHFLIDPHVLGWPFWTGVILLTAFSMLIDYIAGGIAARKYGASKWATWAAIIGTIVFPILLGPLGLIGLIIGPFVAVVLVELLQRKPFGQAVRAGFGTWVGMISGIFFKGLIMVVMIVWFLILVL, from the coding sequence ATGGAAACAGTGGGATACGTGTTGGTGTGGGTGTTGGTTGTCGCTTGTTTTCTGGTCGGCTTCGTTGGACTGTTCATCTCGGTCTTGCCGGAGACCTTGGCGGTGTTGGCCGGGTTTGTCCTGTATCATTTTCTGATTGATCCCCATGTCCTGGGTTGGCCGTTTTGGACAGGTGTCATTCTCCTCACCGCCTTCAGTATGTTGATCGATTATATCGCGGGAGGGATTGCCGCTCGTAAATACGGAGCGTCCAAATGGGCTACTTGGGCGGCGATCATCGGAACGATTGTGTTTCCCATTCTGCTTGGTCCACTGGGGCTGATCGGATTGATTATCGGCCCGTTTGTGGCGGTGGTGCTGGTCGAACTTTTGCAACGCAAGCCGTTTGGCCAAGCGGTACGCGCCGGATTTGGCACATGGGTGGGGATGATCAGCGGCATCTTCTTTAAAGGTTTGATCATGGTGGTGATGATCGTCTGGTTCCTGATCTTGGTGTTATGA
- a CDS encoding ABC transporter ATP-binding protein — MNETHFGARDLSLAYGKKRIIEALNIDIPIGYITALIGRNGSGKSTLLKAMARLIQPHGGAVYINGQSIHAMPTREVSRRLAILPQHPQSPEGLTVEELVWHGRFPHQSVWGGKRKEDRQIVQWAMEMTGVSEWADRPLSSLSGGQRQRAWIAMALAQKTPLLLLDEPTTYLDLAYQIEVLDLLKRLNETEGITVVMVLHDINQAARYAHQLIALRDGKVVAQGTPSSVITPETLESVFGIQARVIADPVTGHPMCIPLSSASRKKMKQPVALGQ, encoded by the coding sequence ATGAACGAAACGCATTTTGGTGCCCGGGATCTGTCGTTGGCGTACGGAAAAAAACGGATTATTGAAGCACTCAACATCGATATCCCCATCGGTTACATCACGGCGCTGATCGGCCGTAACGGCTCCGGCAAATCGACCCTGCTCAAGGCGATGGCACGGCTCATCCAACCGCATGGAGGAGCTGTCTATATCAATGGCCAATCGATCCATGCGATGCCGACACGGGAAGTATCCCGACGTCTGGCCATTTTACCGCAACATCCCCAATCTCCCGAAGGGTTGACGGTGGAGGAGCTGGTGTGGCACGGACGATTTCCGCACCAGTCAGTTTGGGGAGGTAAGCGCAAGGAAGACCGTCAAATCGTCCAATGGGCGATGGAGATGACGGGTGTGTCGGAATGGGCTGACCGTCCCCTTTCCTCTCTATCCGGCGGTCAGCGGCAACGGGCGTGGATCGCCATGGCACTCGCGCAAAAAACACCGCTGTTGCTGTTGGACGAACCGACAACGTATCTTGATTTGGCCTATCAGATCGAAGTGCTGGATCTTCTGAAACGGTTGAACGAAACGGAAGGAATCACCGTGGTGATGGTTTTACATGATATCAACCAAGCGGCCCGCTATGCCCATCAGCTCATCGCTCTTCGAGACGGCAAAGTGGTGGCACAGGGTACACCGTCATCCGTGATCACCCCGGAAACCCTTGAATCCGTCTTCGGTATTCAGGCTAGAGTGATTGCCGATCCCGTGACTGGTCACCCGATGTGTATTCCCCTCTCTTCTGCATCCAGGAAGAAGATGAAACAACCCGTGGCGCTGGGGCAATAA
- the hflX gene encoding GTPase HflX, protein MVGCGSKRDEWEVRSSLEELSRLADTARAEVVATFVQFRDKIDPAWFIGRGKAEEIAREAEQQAVDLVVFDRELTPAQLHNLERLIPCKVIDRTQLILDIFAMRAQTKEGRLQVELAQLQYLLPRLSGRGRELSRLGGGIGTRGPGETQLETDRRHIRRRIRDIRRELEQVKKHRALHQTRRRKNEILQVALVGYTNAGKSTLLNRLTDSDVLAEDRLFATLDPTSRALSLPSGETVLLTDTVGFIRHLPHQLIAAFRSTLEQVKEADLLLHVVDMSHPEAQDQIEVVEAVLEELGASHLPVLLVFNKADQVTEVPLLAPGRDAITISAFSDRDLERLVHAIDERLHETAIIGRAEIPAEKGDWLALLHRRAQVHETEMDGSCLRISFRMPKRHFERLPSDLRSQIHILSM, encoded by the coding sequence TTGGTTGGTTGCGGGTCCAAACGGGACGAATGGGAGGTCCGCTCCTCTCTGGAGGAGTTGTCCCGTTTGGCCGATACGGCCCGCGCAGAAGTAGTGGCCACTTTTGTCCAATTTCGGGACAAGATCGATCCGGCCTGGTTCATCGGGCGCGGGAAAGCCGAAGAGATTGCGCGGGAAGCGGAGCAGCAAGCGGTCGATCTGGTCGTATTCGACCGGGAATTGACGCCGGCGCAATTGCACAACCTGGAACGGTTGATCCCCTGCAAGGTGATTGACCGCACCCAGCTGATTCTCGATATATTCGCCATGCGAGCCCAGACAAAAGAAGGGCGTCTGCAGGTGGAACTGGCACAACTGCAATACTTGCTGCCGCGTCTTTCGGGGCGGGGCAGGGAACTGTCCCGTTTGGGAGGCGGGATCGGCACGCGAGGTCCGGGGGAGACCCAACTGGAAACAGACCGGCGCCACATCCGGCGACGCATACGGGACATCCGGCGCGAATTGGAACAGGTGAAAAAACACCGGGCGTTGCACCAGACCCGACGCCGAAAAAACGAAATTCTGCAGGTTGCGCTTGTCGGGTATACCAATGCGGGGAAATCCACGTTGCTTAACCGGCTGACCGATTCGGACGTGTTGGCTGAAGACCGTCTGTTTGCCACGTTGGACCCGACTTCCCGGGCGTTGTCTTTGCCTTCGGGGGAGACGGTGCTGCTGACGGACACGGTCGGTTTTATCCGGCATCTGCCGCACCAATTGATAGCGGCATTTCGCTCCACATTGGAGCAGGTGAAAGAGGCTGATTTGCTGTTGCATGTAGTGGATATGAGTCACCCGGAAGCACAGGATCAAATTGAGGTGGTAGAAGCGGTCCTGGAGGAGTTGGGGGCGTCTCACCTGCCGGTGTTGTTGGTGTTCAACAAAGCGGACCAGGTGACGGAAGTGCCATTGTTGGCACCTGGTCGGGATGCAATCACCATCAGCGCATTTTCCGACAGAGACTTGGAACGCTTGGTGCATGCCATCGATGAAAGGTTGCATGAGACGGCCATCATCGGGCGGGCGGAGATCCCTGCGGAGAAAGGAGATTGGCTGGCTTTGCTTCACAGGCGGGCACAAGTACACGAAACGGAAATGGACGGTTCGTGCCTCAGGATTTCCTTTCGCATGCCCAAGCGGCACTTTGAGCGACTTCCCTCTGATTTACGGTCTCAAATTCATATTCTGTCAATGTAG
- a CDS encoding aminotransferase class I/II-fold pyridoxal phosphate-dependent enzyme, whose protein sequence is MDKYLKHAEIIQNWARRAEKKIARRLSEIERVVEENQWRVLTAFREEGIAEHHLHDSTGYGYDDLGRTALESIFAKVFGAEAALVRPHIVSGTHAIAACLFGVLRPGDELLYITGEPYDTLHQVIGTERDGSGSLADYDIRYRFVPLLPDGEVDTEGVRRAINERTRMIGIQRSRGYTDRPSFTVGQIAEMVRLVRSLVPDAVIFVDNCYGEFVETMEPTHVGADLIAGSLIKNPGGGLAKSGGYIAGKKVWVERAAARLVAPGIRAEGGATHGYLRDYFQGLFLAPHVVGEALKGAVFAAAVLEEAGFSTDPGWDSPRTDIIQQIRFGNPEALIAFCRGIQAASPIDAHLRPEPAPMPGYDDPVIMAAGTFVQGASIELSADGPLRPPYVGFMQGGLTYAHVKIGILTALDHILDVRNGG, encoded by the coding sequence GTGGACAAGTATTTGAAGCATGCAGAGATCATCCAAAACTGGGCACGTCGCGCAGAGAAGAAAATCGCGCGGCGTCTCTCGGAAATTGAACGCGTGGTGGAAGAAAACCAATGGCGTGTTTTGACTGCTTTCCGTGAGGAAGGGATCGCCGAACATCATTTGCACGATTCCACCGGATACGGTTACGACGATCTGGGGCGTACCGCACTGGAATCGATCTTTGCCAAGGTGTTCGGAGCGGAGGCGGCACTCGTCCGCCCGCATATCGTTTCTGGCACGCATGCGATTGCCGCATGCCTGTTTGGTGTGCTCCGGCCGGGTGATGAATTGTTGTACATCACCGGCGAACCGTACGATACGCTGCATCAGGTGATCGGCACGGAACGGGACGGTTCCGGTTCGTTGGCCGACTACGACATCCGTTACCGTTTTGTACCGCTGTTACCGGACGGCGAAGTGGATACGGAAGGTGTACGGCGGGCGATCAACGAGCGGACACGTATGATCGGTATCCAACGATCTCGCGGATATACGGATCGCCCCTCATTTACCGTGGGGCAAATTGCCGAGATGGTTCGGTTGGTCCGGTCCCTTGTCCCCGATGCCGTGATTTTTGTGGACAACTGTTACGGCGAGTTTGTGGAAACAATGGAGCCGACGCATGTCGGGGCGGATTTGATTGCCGGGTCACTCATCAAAAACCCGGGTGGCGGTCTGGCCAAGTCAGGCGGTTACATCGCCGGAAAAAAAGTATGGGTGGAACGTGCCGCCGCCAGACTGGTGGCACCTGGTATTCGTGCGGAAGGCGGTGCCACACACGGGTATTTGCGCGATTACTTCCAGGGGTTGTTTTTGGCGCCGCACGTGGTGGGGGAAGCATTGAAAGGAGCGGTATTCGCGGCGGCCGTACTGGAGGAGGCGGGTTTTTCGACAGACCCCGGATGGGATTCACCAAGGACGGACATCATCCAGCAGATCCGGTTCGGCAACCCGGAGGCGTTGATCGCGTTTTGCCGGGGCATCCAAGCGGCGTCCCCGATTGATGCCCATTTGCGACCCGAGCCGGCACCTATGCCCGGTTATGATGATCCTGTGATCATGGCTGCGGGCACGTTTGTTCAGGGGGCGAGTATCGAGTTGTCCGCTGACGGGCCGCTCCGTCCGCCCTATGTGGGATTCATGCAGGGCGGGTTGACGTATGCGCATGTGAAAATCGGAATATTGACGGCCTTGGATCACATATTGGATGTCAGGAATGGAGGATAA
- the hfq gene encoding RNA chaperone Hfq yields MKQSINIQDTFLNQIRKEAVPVTIYLINGFQLRGVVRGFDNFTIVIDSDGKQQMVYKHAISTFTPARPVSLQQQQAEEAGKEA; encoded by the coding sequence TTGAAACAATCCATCAACATTCAAGATACGTTTCTCAACCAAATCCGCAAAGAAGCGGTCCCTGTTACCATCTATCTCATAAACGGTTTCCAGCTTCGCGGAGTCGTACGGGGCTTCGATAATTTCACAATCGTGATTGACAGCGATGGAAAACAACAAATGGTGTATAAACACGCGATTTCCACCTTTACACCGGCACGTCCGGTCTCTTTGCAACAACAGCAAGCCGAAGAGGCTGGGAAAGAAGCATAA